The Chryseobacterium suipulveris genome window below encodes:
- the ggt gene encoding gamma-glutamyltransferase, whose translation MKKFLLLLLLVSQTISAQFTDINIVKEIRTKDKGLVVSAHPLASEAGTKILKMGGNAFDAAVATQYALAVVYPQAGNIGGGGFLVGVKNNGEKFTLDYRETAPEKSSPNMYLDKSGKANTDLSQNGRLAVGIPGSVAGFYATLKHCKLPMQQLIQPAIDLAEQGFAITEKEAALLNSLQKEFAKNNFTKTVFNKEQGWKAGDLLIQKELAETLRRIQTDGLKGFYEGKTADFIVAEMKRGNGIITKNDLKNYKVAERKPLTFNYKGNEIVSMPLPSSGGILLAQMLKMSSFENLQNFQHNSPEAVQIMVEAERRAFADRAEFMGDPAFINDKTEMLISDDYLKNRWISFNPNKATPSSEVGKITPPTKESTETTHISIIDKEGNAVAVTTTLNGLYGSKVVVSGAGFFLNNEMDDFSIKPGVPNMFGAVGGEANKIEPGKRMLSSMTPTIVLKNNKPYLVVGTPGGTTIPTSVYQSIVNIIDYKLSPNLAVNSPKFHHQWLPETVDYEKGFPENTVKELEKKGYKSNYRPQIGRTEIIVIDEAGNLTAVADGRGDDSVGVE comes from the coding sequence TTTGGTTTCACAAACCATTTCGGCTCAGTTTACCGATATCAATATCGTCAAAGAAATCCGAACCAAGGATAAAGGTTTGGTTGTTTCCGCACATCCGCTCGCAAGTGAAGCGGGTACAAAGATTCTGAAAATGGGCGGGAATGCTTTTGATGCAGCGGTTGCAACCCAATATGCTTTGGCGGTCGTTTATCCACAAGCTGGAAATATCGGCGGCGGTGGATTTTTGGTAGGCGTGAAAAATAACGGCGAAAAATTCACCTTGGACTATCGAGAAACGGCACCCGAAAAATCTTCGCCCAATATGTACCTCGACAAAAGCGGAAAAGCCAACACCGACCTTTCCCAAAACGGAAGATTGGCGGTAGGAATTCCTGGTTCTGTCGCGGGATTTTATGCAACTTTAAAACATTGCAAACTCCCGATGCAGCAACTGATTCAGCCCGCGATCGATTTGGCTGAACAGGGATTTGCCATTACCGAAAAAGAAGCGGCATTGCTGAATTCGCTTCAAAAAGAGTTCGCGAAAAATAATTTCACCAAAACCGTTTTCAATAAAGAACAGGGTTGGAAAGCGGGAGACCTTCTCATCCAAAAGGAATTGGCAGAAACTTTAAGAAGAATCCAAACCGATGGACTGAAAGGTTTCTACGAAGGGAAAACCGCCGACTTCATTGTTGCCGAAATGAAACGCGGAAACGGAATCATCACCAAGAACGACCTTAAAAACTATAAAGTTGCAGAGCGAAAACCGCTCACCTTTAATTATAAAGGAAACGAAATTGTTTCGATGCCGCTTCCTTCAAGTGGTGGAATACTTTTGGCACAAATGCTGAAAATGTCCTCTTTTGAAAACCTACAAAATTTCCAGCACAATTCTCCTGAAGCAGTACAGATTATGGTGGAAGCAGAACGGCGCGCTTTTGCCGACCGCGCAGAATTTATGGGTGATCCTGCTTTTATTAATGACAAAACCGAAATGCTGATTTCCGACGACTACCTCAAAAACCGCTGGATATCCTTTAACCCAAATAAAGCGACGCCAAGTTCGGAAGTGGGCAAAATCACCCCACCAACAAAGGAATCCACAGAAACCACGCATATTTCAATTATCGACAAAGAGGGAAATGCAGTTGCAGTTACGACTACGTTGAACGGACTGTACGGAAGCAAAGTGGTCGTCTCTGGAGCTGGGTTTTTCCTTAATAATGAAATGGACGACTTCTCGATCAAACCCGGTGTTCCCAATATGTTCGGCGCAGTCGGTGGTGAAGCCAATAAAATCGAACCCGGTAAAAGAATGCTGAGTTCGATGACACCGACCATCGTATTGAAAAACAACAAACCTTATCTTGTCGTGGGAACTCCAGGCGGAACTACGATTCCGACCTCGGTTTATCAATCGATTGTGAATATCATTGACTATAAACTGTCGCCAAATCTTGCCGTAAATTCCCCGAAATTCCATCACCAATGGCTTCCCGAAACGGTGGATTACGAAAAAGGATTCCCCGAAAATACGGTGAAGGAACTGGAAAAGAAAGGATACAAAAGCAATTACCGACCACAAATCGGAAGAACCGAAATCATCGTGATCGACGAAGCTGGAAACCTAACCGCAGTTGCAGACGGACGCGGTGATGATTCGGTGGGGGTCGAATAG
- a CDS encoding tyrosine-type recombinase/integrase, producing MDIELTNPPFLDPEIFTVTEGEHNGRAVLWISFSYSKDAVQEIKQKLPEAKWSQSNKKWYLQNSNSNRIKLGLSERTVGKEVLSKIPEHNLQPFNDFVNCLKLKAYSQNTIRTYSIEFAQLLIAIKNHNVQDLTEEKLKSYFLYCINELKLSENYLHSRINAIKFYFEKVLHRPKMFVDIPRPKKPILLPKALNASEIKKIINNTENLKHRLIIKLCYGMGLRVSEIVKLRVQDIDSKQMKVLVSCSKGKKDRYVNLPESILLELREYYRIYRPENFLFEGKNGEQYAVRSAQAVFKKAMKKSGIRKTVGIHSLRHSYATHLLEAGTDISLIQKLLGHNNISTTLVYAQVTDKNISKVKSPLDGIE from the coding sequence ATGGATATTGAATTGACGAACCCGCCCTTTCTTGATCCCGAAATATTTACCGTAACCGAAGGTGAACATAACGGCAGAGCCGTGTTGTGGATCTCTTTCAGCTACTCGAAAGACGCGGTTCAGGAAATCAAGCAGAAACTGCCCGAAGCGAAATGGTCGCAATCCAACAAGAAATGGTACCTCCAGAATTCCAATTCAAACCGCATAAAGTTGGGACTTTCAGAAAGAACGGTAGGAAAGGAGGTCCTGTCGAAAATTCCCGAACACAATTTGCAGCCCTTTAACGATTTTGTAAACTGCTTGAAACTGAAAGCGTACAGCCAAAACACCATCCGTACCTACAGTATCGAGTTTGCGCAACTGCTGATCGCCATTAAGAACCATAACGTGCAGGATTTGACCGAGGAGAAACTGAAAAGCTATTTCCTGTACTGCATCAACGAGCTGAAACTTTCTGAAAATTACCTCCACAGCAGAATCAACGCGATTAAGTTTTATTTTGAAAAAGTGCTGCACCGCCCGAAAATGTTTGTCGATATTCCGCGCCCGAAAAAACCGATTCTTCTGCCGAAAGCACTTAACGCTTCCGAAATCAAAAAGATCATTAACAATACCGAAAACCTGAAACACCGGCTGATCATCAAACTTTGCTATGGAATGGGACTTCGGGTGAGCGAAATCGTGAAGCTCCGCGTTCAGGATATCGACAGCAAGCAGATGAAGGTTTTGGTATCCTGCTCGAAAGGAAAAAAAGACCGCTACGTCAACCTTCCCGAAAGCATCCTGCTCGAACTTCGGGAATATTACAGAATCTACCGCCCAGAGAATTTCCTTTTCGAGGGCAAAAACGGCGAGCAGTACGCGGTGAGAAGCGCACAGGCGGTTTTCAAAAAGGCGATGAAGAAATCGGGAATCAGAAAAACGGTGGGAATCCACAGTTTGCGCCACAGTTACGCCACCCATTTACTCGAAGCGGGAACCGACATTTCGCTGATTCAGAAACTTCTGGGACACAACAACATCAGCACAACGCTGGTTTACGCACAGGTCACCGACAAAAATATTTCAAAGGTCAAATCGCCGCTTGATGGAATAGAGTAG